Proteins from one candidate division KSB1 bacterium genomic window:
- a CDS encoding T9SS type A sorting domain-containing protein — MKYLVKLNFAVFFIFGFSMQTAIAQTQITHQIISNGGATMSNGSYRLTGTVGQPAVGTGSSADHTLSAGFWAQAGVVVTSVEEIEQNTLPETFRLEQNYPNPFNPTTTIQFALPGRSHVSLKLFDLLGREVATLVDEEMAAGEYKLQFEAAHLPSGVYFYMMKANHFMASKKLTLLK, encoded by the coding sequence ATGAAATATCTCGTTAAACTTAACTTTGCCGTCTTTTTCATATTTGGGTTTAGCATGCAAACTGCAATTGCGCAAACTCAAATTACCCACCAAATCATTTCAAATGGCGGCGCCACAATGTCAAATGGCAGTTATCGCTTGACAGGGACGGTGGGACAACCTGCTGTTGGTACAGGAAGCAGCGCGGATCATACACTCAGCGCCGGATTTTGGGCGCAAGCCGGTGTGGTCGTCACCAGTGTTGAGGAAATCGAGCAAAACACGCTGCCCGAAACGTTTCGGCTGGAGCAAAATTATCCGAATCCATTTAACCCGACCACGACCATTCAGTTTGCCTTGCCCGGGCGGTCGCATGTTTCACTTAAGCTTTTCGACTTGTTGGGGCGGGAAGTCGCCACCTTAGTAGATGAGGAAATGGCTGCGGGCGAATACAAGCTGCAATTTGAGGCGGCGCACCTGCCCAGCGGCGTCTATTTCTATATGATGAAGGCAAATCATTTTATGGCCTCAAAGAAACTGACTCTGCTGAAATAG